The DNA segment CGAGCATGGCGCCGCTGGGCGCCTGATAGGCGAAGTCGGGCATCCGTCCCCAATTGCTGGCGGACACGCGCTTGCGCCGGTCCGCATCGGCGTCGGTGGCGGTGTCGTCGCCATAGCTGACCGCCTCCGCCTGCATCCGGTTGAGCCGCTGGACCAAGGCGTAGCGATAGGCTTCGGCCTGCTCCAAGAAGCGGCGATGGCCCGTGAAATCGGTGCCCGCCGCCGCCATCGACAGCGAGCGGAGTGCGATCGCCGGGCTCAGCATGCCGACCGCCTCGACCAGCGCATTCTGCCTGTCCTGCGCGTGGTAGCTTTGCCGGGCGTATTGGTCGAACAGCTCGGACGTCAGACGCTCGCCTTCCATGCCGAGCAGGCCCTTGTAGTTGAGCGGCAGATCCTCAATGCGGGTGACGCCGTACTTGGCCAGTACCGATTGCTTGAACGCGGCGAAGTGCGGATCGTCGGGATTGTGGCTGTCCCCCATGCGGCGCAGATCGCGCGCGATCGCGACATCCGTCTGAAGCCGGTTCTGGAGCGGCACCGCGGCGCTCGCCACATCGGGCGCGACGCGCGGCAGCAGCACGACCGCCACGGCCCATAGCGCGACCAGCGCCAGCAGCGCGTCCCGGCTGCGGCGGACCAGCGCCGAAACGAGCACAATCAGCACCACCCAAAGGGCGAGATACGCCGCATAGCCGAGGGCGATCACCACCATCGGCAACGCCAGCGCGCCGGGCTGGCCGGCAATGGCGAGGAAGCCGATCATCGCCGGCAGCCCCGCGAACAGCGCGACGGCGCCGAGTGCCAGCAGCTTGCCGCGTACCACCTGCCCCCGCGATGCCCCTTGCAGCATCAGGACGCGCATCGTGCCGCGCTCCGTCTCCCGCGCCAGAGCGCCATAGCCGAGGAAGATCAGAAGCAACGGCGCGACCACCTGAAGCACGAAGGCTGGCGTCAGTTGTCCAAAGCGGACCAGAAGCGAGCTTTTCCGCACGTCACCGAAATTGGCGGTATTCTGCCGGTGCCCCTCCAAAAACATGCTGCTGCCGGTGAACGCATCGACGCCGGGATCGAAGGCGGCGAGCGGGCCGAGCGGGCGGAAGATGAAATGGCCGTAATGGACCACGCGGTGCGGGTGGCGATCGGGCTGTGCGTCGAACGCGTGCTGCGCCTCATGCTGGTGACGGGCGCGCAGATCGGCATTGGCGCGCTGGTGCGACCAGGAGCTGAGCACGGCGACGAGCGTCAGCAGCACCAGCAGCGCGAAGGCGATCACCGCGACCCGGTTGCGCAGCATCAAGCGCAATTCGTCGCGGGCGATAAGACGTGTCACGCTCATGCCGCGAGCCGCTCCGTCGCTACCACGAAGCGGGCGTGAAGCGCGCGCACGTCGAACCGCTCCGCGCCGCTCGCGGCGACCTCCTCGACGATGCGACCGGCCTCAAGAAAGCCGATCCGGTCGGCGACATCGGCGGCAGAGAGAAGGTCGTGCGTCACCATCAACACCGCGGTGCCGCGATCGCGCACTGCGGCGACCAGCGCGTTGAAATCGGCCGTGGCGCGCGGATCTAGGCCAGAGGTCGGCTCGTCAAGCAACAGCACCGGCACTTCGC comes from the Sphingomonas sp. OV641 genome and includes:
- a CDS encoding DUF3526 domain-containing protein, whose protein sequence is MSVTRLIARDELRLMLRNRVAVIAFALLVLLTLVAVLSSWSHQRANADLRARHQHEAQHAFDAQPDRHPHRVVHYGHFIFRPLGPLAAFDPGVDAFTGSSMFLEGHRQNTANFGDVRKSSLLVRFGQLTPAFVLQVVAPLLLIFLGYGALARETERGTMRVLMLQGASRGQVVRGKLLALGAVALFAGLPAMIGFLAIAGQPGALALPMVVIALGYAAYLALWVVLIVLVSALVRRSRDALLALVALWAVAVVLLPRVAPDVASAAVPLQNRLQTDVAIARDLRRMGDSHNPDDPHFAAFKQSVLAKYGVTRIEDLPLNYKGLLGMEGERLTSELFDQYARQSYHAQDRQNALVEAVGMLSPAIALRSLSMAAAGTDFTGHRRFLEQAEAYRYALVQRLNRMQAEAVSYGDDTATDADADRRKRVSASNWGRMPDFAYQAPSGAMLAAGSLPGLAIVLGWLAVAAALLARAARKLGEGR